The genomic interval TGATATCAAAGACATATTGGACGTTGAAGTCAGCAATCTGAGCATAGCAAAACAGCAACTTGTAGAGATTGCAAAGGCCGTCATTTATGATGCAAGCGTAATCGTTTTGGATGAGCCATCGGCATCTTTAACTGACGAGGAGATGGCCGTATTATATAATTTGATTGAACGACTAAAACGAAATGGAGTGGGTATAATATATATTTCACATCGGATTGATGAAATCAAGAAGGTGTGTGACAGGCTGACCGTATTGCGAGATGGACACACTATAACGACCCTCGATTCAAAGCAAGATATAACTGAAGATAATTTAATCCGATTGATTACAGGGTATGAAACGGGAATGAGTTATCCGCCTTTGAGAAAAATCGAGGGCAAGAAAATACTCGAAGTAGTGAATGTCGCGACAGCGGGAGGATTAAAAAATTTAAATTTTGATATTAGAGAGGGTGAGATATTGGGTGTTGGAGGGCTAGAGGGATCCGGCAAAGACAAAGTCGGAAGGCTTCTGTTTGGTCTCGAAAAAATAGTCAGCGGTCATGTGAAGGTGTTTGGAGAAGAAATAGGCAAAGCAAGCCCGAATCGTATGTTGAGTAAAGGGATTGTATATTTTCCTGCAGATAAAACAAAAATATTATTTATGGGACGACCACAACTAGAAAATCAATCCATATTGTCGTTGAAGAGTTTTACTAAAACGGGATTCCTCCAAAAAAAAAGAGAAAAAATGGAGGTTACGGAAAACGTCCATAAGTTGAGTATTGTCCCTAAGGACACGTCTAAAATGGTTTTGTACATGAGCGGAGGAAACCAAAAGAAAACGTTGGTATCAAGGGGTCTTTTGAAAAAAGCAAAATTAATTATTTTTGATGAAGTGACGCACGGTATTGACATACATGCAAAGGGGGAAATATACAAACTACTGCACGAATTGTCTCAAAACAATGTCTCGATCGTGATGATAACGTCTGAACTTGATGAACTATTGAATATTTCACACAGAATAATAACCATGCATGAGCATGCAATATTTAATACATTTGAGCATGAAGAGGCTTCGCGTGTGAAATTGTTGAATAGCTACTTTGGTATTGAGTAGGAATGAAAAATAATGACCGGAGATTAATTGCTTATGAAAATCAAGAACGCGAATACAATGGCTAGCATTTTTGGAAAATATGGAAAACTTGGAATACAGTTAGGCTTGTTTGTTTCCATTGTGGTTTTCTTTGCTTTAATGAACCCCGTATTTTTAACGGCTGATAATGCTCTGTCAGTTGCTCGTCAATCCACATATCTTGCAATAATGTCGTTAGGGCAGATGTGTGTGTTAATAGTGGGTGGTTTCGATCTGTCTGTAGGGGCAGTTGCTGCTTTGGTGAGTATCATATCAACCATGGTCATGTTAGAAATATCGGATCCAGCGGTAGCAATAATAGTTGGTATATTGGTCGGGCTTACTGTCGGTACCATAGTAGGTCTGTTAAATGGTTTTATTGTCGCGACGTTCAATGTGTCTCCGTTTATCGCAACATTAGGAATGATGGGGATAATCAATGGAATTACTCTCATGATCTCATCGGGGGCCCCTGTTTACGGCTTTACGGAGAAGTTTTCAGCCATCTTTGGTTATGGAACGTTCTTAGGTCTGCCGTCTCCGGTAATTGTGAGTGTTTTGATAGCACTCGTGATGTATGTATTATATAACATGACGCCCTTGGGGAGGCATATGTGGGCTATTGGTGGAAATATTAACGCGGCCGTCTTGTCTGGTTTGTCGAACATGAAATATAAGTTGATTGCTTATGGTATTTCAGGTTTTATGGCGGCATTGACAGGAATTATGTTGAGTGCTCGTGTATCTTCAGGAGAGCCGACGTTGGGGCATACCATGATGATGACTTCCCTTGTCGCGTGCGTTATAGGGGGTGTTGCTGTTGGCGGAGGTGCTGGTAATGTCCCGGGAGCTTTAATGGGAGTTATTCTGATAGGGATATTGGGCAATGGTATGAATTTAATGAACTTGGGTGCGTATGGTCAAGAGGTTGTTATGGGAGTATTTCTGCTCATGGCAATAATTTTCGACAGGTATATGCATCCGGGCAGATAAATAGAACAAAAAAAGGAGAAATGAACTATGAGAAAAACGGTAGTATTGATTCTAATGTGTGTCTTCTTCTCGTTAATTGCATTCTCAAATGCGAACGCGGAAGAAAAACAATGGTGGCCTTTGGAAATATTCACCGTTACAGATGCTCCGCAAAACGTCGGTATCGGCGAAAAAATGGAATCGGGTGTTGTAAGTTACGAACAATACACCCCACCGATGAAGGCAAAAAAGCCATTTAGGATTGGTGTTTTGTTTCCGCACTTGAAGGATCCCTATTGGCTGGGTCCCGCCTACGGTATCGCTGAAGAGGCAAAGCGACTAGGAGTTTCTATGACGCTTCTGAGTGCGGGAGGCTATGAAAACAACATAAAACAGATTGATCAATTGGAAGATTTGGCGGTAAAAGGTGTTGATGGCGTCATTATAGTGCCGTTAAGTTATACGGCTCAAGATAATGCTATAGCGAAACTACACCAACAGGGAATTCCCGTTGTAGAGCTCTTAAATGATTGCCGGACTGATGAGCTTGTAACAAAAGTTGGAACCAGTTTTGTGCAGATGGGATATGCCGCCGGCAAACTGATTATAGAGGATGCTCAGAAGAATGGATTGAAAAAAGTAAATACGGCATATTTCCCTGGTCCGGCAGGTGCAGCATGGGCTGAATATTCATGGAAGGGATTTAAGCAGGCAATAGATGAGTCTCCAATTCCTGTAGAAAATCTTGCAGTGAAATGGGGGGAAATGGCAAAAGAGCTGCAAATCAAAATGATTGAAGATGTTTTGATGACATTTGGTGACAAAGTGCACTATATCGCAGGAGATGCTCTTGCGGCTGGTGTAGCCATCATTCCTATCAGGGAAAAAGGGTTCAAAGGTAAGATAAAGATAGTATCTGTTGACCTGTCAGATTACGTAATTCCTTGGATCAAGACGGGCGATATATTGGCCGGTAGCTCTACGCAAGGAGTATATCAGGCTCGATTAGCGATGAACATTCTAGTTGATGTGCTAAATGGAGATAAAAACATAGATGAAATTCCAGATGTTATGGGGGCTAATGTTCAAATCCTGACACAAAATAATTTTGACGAATTTCCAATGGACGCAATCGTTGCACCTAAGGGTTTCAGCCCCGTATTCAAGGTGGATGTAGATTAAATAAATTGATAACAAACAAGAAAAAGGGATTTGCTAATTTAGCAGTTCGGCGGCGCAATGCCTAGCTAGCTTCATTATAATAAAGAGCCATTGACTGCAAGCAGAGTGTGTGCGGAATGAAGATGTAATCTGGGCAAAAAGGGGATTAGCTTCGAGAGGTGGTCGTAGGGCTAACCGGATAATTTAGCAATCCCCCTTGCCAGACTCTTCTGCGGATGTAAGAGGTGAAGAGCAATATTAATGTTAATCGGATACCACAAGTGTACGGAATACTTCTGCCGATATATCCATTGGACAGAAGTATTCCGTATTGGTAGTTTAGAGACAACCATTTCTAGTAGTTGGTTAGTCATGACGAGTTCGTAAAAAATCAAAAAATGGTGAATTTTGAAAATCGAGCCCAATATTTTCAGTGAGTTGCAAAGTTGCCTTTGGAAAATTTGGACTTTTTACGGGATCATCAATCATGGTTCTTTCAAATAAAGCCTTGGAAAGACCTTCAGCATTGTGGAGAGAACGAAAAAGTAACCGACTCACAAGGATGGATGCGATTGATCAGGGCCTGTAGACGAACGGTAATTTTCGTCGTGCAGAAGAAGCGGTTAATGCGCAAACTCTGTACCCTGTCAGCGCGGAGTATCACAAAAACGGGACTGCTCAAAAATCGGGTGTCGGGTTGCTCTTTTGAAGCACGAAGGTGAGACAATGCGAGGCGGCAGTGTGGAATTCTTCCCAATCCAATTGCCTGGATAATTCGAGCTGTACAAACAAGACAAAGGCAAGGGAGTCCCGCTATAGAGATTGTGTTGCATCTCTACGCTGTCATAGCCATTACTTGGTGCAAGCGACGAAACTAGTATCGACCGCCGTGATCAATCACGGAAAAAGTGCCTGATTCCAAGGAAACCACGTTGAAAGCAATGGTTCCACCACGAGGATGTGCAAGGTGTGTAGATGCGCCAACTGCCATGGTAGAGATTTTTGTCTGCGATATCGGGCAGGCTTCAACATCCAGAGGATTTTTCGACAGTCAAGCAGGGCAACAGTCAAGAACCGCTACTGGTTGAGTCAGGGGAAAGCGTTCAACGGGAAGAAGACAACCATTCCATGAACGAAAGACGTTTCTCTAAGAAATAAAGTTTGACGAGCTAGGTAAAAAGTCGAAAAATGGCGAATTTTGAAAATCGAGCCCAATATTTCCAATGAGTTATAAAGCTGCTTTTGGAAAATTTGGACTTTTTACGGGACCGTCAAGGTTAATACTTGAAAGATTCTTGACTCATTAAAAGATTGAAAAGATTAGGCCAGATTTAAATAAGTATGGAAGGAGAGCGAAGACATATGAAGCTGTTAAAATTATACGATATTTCATTACTGAACTTACGATTTGGTTTAATTCCTCCGACTATGGACCAGGTGTTGCATAAGACAGCGAGATCATCTCAATTAAATGTCGGGAAGGACTATTCGTCTGGAGTTACACTCGGGGACGGCGGTGAATTCATAGTGGAAGAAGGCGATCCAACTCATTTGGCGGCGCTACACTTAGTGCCTGAAGCCGTGTTTAAACTGGTAGGAGAAGAAAATATCAAGCCAGGTGATTGCTATTTAACAAATTCTGCCCATGCAGGAGGAACTCATCATGCAGATTACACGCTGGCAGTTCCGGTATTCTACGATAACGAACTGATGTTCTGGGCAATTAATAGAGCGCACCAGTCTGACTTGGGTGCTCCATTACCTACCTCATATCCAGCGAAAGCAAAAAATATATACGAGGAAGGGTTACATTATCCTATTATGCAGATTCAATCCGGTTACGAGGACAGAAAAGATTTAATTAGGATGATAATGTATAGAAATCGCGTGCCAGACCGGTACTACGGTGACTATTTAGGCCAACTCAGTGCCGTAAGAACTGCGGAGAGAGAGTTAATTGCAATATGTGATGAATACGGTGTTGAAAAGGTAAAAGAGTACATAAGCTGGATTCTAAATTATAGTGACCGTCTAATGGCAGACGAAATAGGAAAATTGCCTAAGATGGAAAATGAAATTACAATAAAACATGATCCGATATGGGATGTTGCTCCTGACGGAGTAGAAGTAAAGGCTAAAGTGATAGTTAATCCGAAAGAAAAGACTGTCACAGTGGATTTTACGGGCAACAAAACCAAGAACCTGCCCTTCGGATTTAATGTATCAGAAGCTACTCTGTCTGCTGCCGCATACTGGGGGGTATTCAGTAACCTTAAGCAAATACCCCATAATGCAGGTAGTTATAAACACATTAAAATAAAAATGAATGACGGGACAGTGATTGGGAGGCCGAGTCGAGAAGCGAGTACGGCGATTGCAACAACTAATATTGTTGGTCGTGCGTTTAGTGCGGTCTCTATGGCGTTCGTGGAAATGGGCAAGCCATATGGTTTTGCCGAGGGTGCGAATGGTATGTTGGCTAACTGGGCTGTGATCTCGGGAAAAAACCCCAGAAAAGAAGGCGAGAAATATGCCGCTCAAATTTTCTTGGGTGCAGGAGGTGGCCCCGGTCTGTTCGGATATGATGGCTGGTTAACGTTTGGGACTCCAGATTCCGGAGGGGCAATGCGCTGTGACAGTGTCGAGTTGTTTGAGAGGAATTATCCTATTCTGGTAGATAGGGTAGCTGTTCGAAAAGACAGCCTTGGAGCAGGAGAGTTTGATGGGGCTCCGGGAGTAGATGTTGCTTTCGGACCGGTTGATACAGAAATTACCATAGGATATTATGGAGATTGCATAGTAAATCCCCCTAGAGGAGTTCTGGGCGGCAAGGATGCTGCGAAATCAGAAATATTTAAAATCGATGTGTCAGGCAAACGAATTGATCTTGATATAATAAAAGATAATGAAGTTATTAAAAATGGTGAAAAGGTTGTTTCACTGACCTCTGGTGGAGGTGGTTATGGATCACCGAAAGATAGGGATCCTAATGCAGTTATTAAAAAAGTGAAACAGGGGTGGATTTCTGCTGAGTTTGCAAGGAATAATTATAATGTGAGTGCTTCATGAGAATACTTTGGTCAAAGCATATGTGACAATGTACAATTATGAAAAGAATCTAGAATTTTAAGCAGGAGCAAGTTGACAATAAATACCGAGAGCCCCATTCTGAAAATTTATTGGAGGAATATTGAGTTGATAAGGAGAGTACGTTATTTGTATCTCGAGTGTTGCTCCTATATGTTCTAAATGTCGGAATAAAATCAAAATTATTTTATAGGGAGGATATAGGAATGAACGGATGTGAATATGGAACCCATAGAGTAATTTCACCAAAGGGTCTGTTGCCGCAGGCCGCTGACAAGCTGAATAATAATATGGAAGAATTCTGGGATAATGAAATTATGATTGATGTCGCAGCCCTTAATGTAGATTCGGCAAGCTTTACGCAGATTCGAGAAGAGGCTGACGGAGATGAGAATGAAATTGCAAAAATCATTATGAGGACAGTGGCAGAAAGAGGGAAGCAACACAATCCAGTAACAGGGTCTGGTGGAATGCTTATTGGAAAGGTGGAAAGAATCGGGGAGTCGCTTAAGGAGAAAGTTGATATTGTAGAAGGAGACAAAATTGCGACGTTAGTATCCCTGACGCTCACCCCACTGTATATAAATAAAATTAAAAAAGTATACATCGACAAAGATAGAGTTGAGATCGATGGAAAGGCCATTATATTCGAAAAGTCAATTTTTGCAAAACTTCCGGACGACATGAGTGAGTCACTCGCTTTGGCAGTCTTTGATGTGGCAGGAGCTCCCGCGCAAGTCGCGAAGATGGTGACGGCGGGAATGAATGTAGTCATTATGGGTGCTGGTGGTAAATCAGGAATGTTGTGTTGCTACGAAGCAAAAAAGAGGGCCGGCATCACCGGTAAAGTTATAGGCGTTGAAGTCAATCCGAATAATGCTGATCGTCTCGAGCGCTTGAATTTGTGTGATCATGTAATAAGAAGTGCTGAATCTCCAATTCAATTAAAAAACACTATTTCCGAAATAACTTTGGGGGAAATGGCTGATATAACATATAATCTTGTAAACGTACCGAATACAGAAATGGCGTCAATAATGGCCACGAAAGATGATGGGATTGCTTATTTCTTCAGCATGGCAACAAGCTTTACAAAAGCAACGCTGGGCGCTGAGGGGATAAAGAGCGATGCAAAATTGGTCATGGGTAATGGATATACAGCAGGACATGACGAGATTTCACTACAAATATTACGAGAAAACAATGATTTAAGGAAATTGTATGAAGAGATATATGCGTAATATCAAGGGACAACGTAAATTTAGATCAGGAGACGAATTATGAATGTAAATCTGAAGATGCGAGTCAATATAGATTACGACTATACCAGTTTATTGACGCTGAATTTGAAAGATGAGAAGTCAAATTTATTTAGAGATGCGACAAATAGAAATGGCGACTTTTGTGAAAACTTAAAACGCATGCTTAATCAAGCAAGCAATTTCTATAAACTAAGTGTCGAAGATCTGTTAAAAGAAACAAAGGAAATCGAAATTAGTACATCGATATTTCTAGATTATCTACGAACCGGAATGACCAGCAAGACAGGTATTATATGCACTAAAGGATTCAGAGATATATTGACATTTATGGGCTACAAGGAGAGTCCGTTCGAGTTCAGGCTGGACTATCCCGAACCGTATGTCACGCGCGAATTGACGAAAGAAGTAAGTGAGAGAATAGATAGTGACGGTAAGATCGTATTAGAATTGAACGAAGATGAAGTCAAAAAAGTTGTGAATGAGCTTATAAGTGAAAATGTCGAAGCAATTGCGGTTTGCTTGCTATGGTCCGTAAGAAACAATGCTCATGAAACCAAAATTGGAGACATAATAAGAAAAAATAGCAATCTTGAATACTCCTTAAGTCATCAAGTGTATCCATATCTTGATGAAAATTGGCGAACGCTTTTTACCTCAATAGATGCGTCGCTCAAGGGAAAGATAAAAGAATTGTTGAGTAGCTTGGATAATTACATTCAAATAAGCGGTTATAAAGGAACAATCAAATATTTAGATTACCATGGGGAATTTAACGAGATAGAGAATGCGTTAAATAACACTGCGAGCATGATAACAGCATCACCACTTGCAATCAGAGCCGCAAAAGAATACATGGATAGCAGTGAAGACAATGGGGTATTGCTAGTAGACTACAAAGGCATTGACAGTGACATGGGCTCGATAATTTCAGAGCATAAATTTGATATAAAGAACACAACGATAGTGGATGTCTCAAACATAAATGCAAGTGGCGAAGCAGTCGCAACAGTAGATGAGTATGGATTATTCAAACTAAAACAAAAGAGCCATGATGAGAATAAAGCGGAGCTAAGTGGTCCATCAGTTAACGAAGCGAACATTGTGTTGGGATATTTGAAGAACGAAAATGTGGTGAATAATCAAAAGATATACCGCATCAAAGAGCCAGGACAAGCTATTGAAGAAGAGGTATGCAAAAAAACTGGAGAGACTATAGAAAATGCAGCAATGTCGATGTATTTGGTTTCCTGCTTTAGCATCATTAATAAAATCAAAAGCATAGCCATTGCACAAGGCCTGGAAACAAGCAAGCTGACAATATTTGGAGGATATGAAGCATTTGGGTTATATGCGGGGAGAATATTGGATGAGTTGAGTGCCAGTGAAGTGGTCCTGCCGGCTCTAGGTGGAATATTCGCTGACAATGACGGCAAAAGCAGTGGATTGTCAAGGAAAATTAGCAAAGAGTTCATGGTGAATTCAAAAAAATATAGTTTAGAGGATCTCAAAAAGGAGTTGGAAAAGATATATGTTGAAGCGAACAACTATTTAGGTGAAAAGAATGTTGATGTAAAATATCGAAAATATGAATATATGGTAACAGTTAAATATCCAAATCAGACGTTCGAACTTGCAATACCGTTTGAAAAAATGGAAGATCAAAAAGATTTCGAGGAACTGGTTCAAGACTTCCATAAAAAGCATCTTCAACTGTACTATGTAAATTCGCCGGAGGAAGCTGTAGAATTTACTACATGGAGCTTGCTCGCATCAGGTGGTAAAGGGAATGAGGCAGATTCTGAAGTAGCATCTAAACAAACCGGCTACAGAGATGTGGAATCTGACGAAAGAAGATCAATCTTCTTTGAAGACAAGTACGTTGATGTGAATGTGTATAGCGCCGATCGATTTAAGAGCGGTGATTCGGTTAAAGGATTGTGCATGGTAGAATCGGAATTATTCCCAATTCTGGTATATCCGCAGCAGAGATTAACCATGACTGCCGGGGGATACCTCCAATTGAAAAAAATAACTAATGAATAAGTGTAGTAAGTAATAGTACAGAAAGGGAAATTAAAGACATAAAGAAATAACAGGATGAGGAAAGACTCAGGCAGTTCGTAAAAATGAGCAGAGGAAGTACCTCCTAATATACGGGAAGAAAACAAAGGAACCGATGGTGAGCTGACGGAAGAGTAGGTACTCCTTCTGGAGTGGATCGGTCACGACTGACGCGAGAGTAATATGTGGCAATGGATGTTCTTTTAAATAGCGAACTTCACGTACATGTGCGTGAGTCACAGGGATGACTGTCGAGGTACCTTCTCTACGACAATACCATAGAAGGCGGTGGTAGGTTCAGAAAGCATCCCGATCGGAAGAATCTTGAACGTTTCAAAAAGGAGAAAAAAGATGCAAAAATACGAGTCGACGATACGGGTGAGAATGTCTCAAGCTGACGCTCACTATGGCGGTGACATGGTGGACGGAGCAAAAATCCTCAAACTATTCGGTGATATAGCGACTGAATTACTTATTAGGCATGATGGGGATGAAGGGCTATTTCTTCGATATGATGAAGTTAAATTCTTGAGTCCTGTTTATGCTGGAGATTTTATCGAAGCAAAAGGATGGATAACAGAAGTGGGGAAAACATCACGGAAGATAGAATTTGTTGCAAAAAAGGTTATTCAATCCTTAAAAGATCCCACACAACCTACGGCTGCTGATTATCTTGATGACCCTATAATCATTACAGAAGCGCGAGGTGTTTGCGTAGCCCCGGAGAAACTCCAGCGCAAACGGAGCAAGTGACTTGAAAATATCTCAGTTTTTTGGATGTAAATGTTAGATGTAGTGATCTAGATAGTCGGTCCTGAAAATTTTTCTATCTATATGATATAATTTGCTATATGTTTGTTTGTTTTTGTGCCATATGTTTTTGCAAGAATGCACCAAGAAAGCCAAAGAAAGATTGTAAATTATACCCATGAGACCAAAGCGATCAGCCCAGCATAATCGGCAAGAAGACTTGTTTCAATCGGAGCTTTCACAGGTCATAGATCCTCGTCATCCTCTGATGAAACCGGCCGGGACCGTTGGCTGGGATCGGCTGGCCGATCTGTTCGGCGCGATCTACAGTCCGGATCAGGGTCGTCCGGCCATCAGCACCCGCCTGATGGTTTCCCTGCATTACCTCACGTACATGCACAACCTCAGCGATGAAAACGTTCTTCAGGGCTGGGTGGAGAATCCCTGTTGGCAGTGCATGGGGGGCATGAAGTTCTTTCAGTATCGCTTTCCCATCGATCCGTGAAACGGGGTATTGTGTTGCGCCAGAACTACTACAACCGAGAATCGAAGCATCTCGTCACGCAGCAGAGTCGCTATGCCCATGCCCGCCAGATAAAGCGGCCCCAGACTATCCACGGCAATCCCTATGACGGTCACACCTTGACGGTGTCTTTTCACAGGTTGAGCCTATTGCCGGTGCCCCGGAGCATGTCTTCGTTGACATGGGGCACCGTGGCTACCGGGTACACAGATGATGTCCAGATTCATGTGGACATCAGGCGTCGAGGCAGAACCCCGCGGAGCCTCCGGCACTGGATGAAGCGCCGTGGTGCGGTGATCGGTCATTTAAAACGTGAGCACCGTATGGACCGTAACCGTCTGAAGGGAACCGAAAGCGACCGTATCAATGCGATCCTCTGCGTTGCCGGCATGAACTTCCGGAAGCTGCAGCGCTTTGCTGCTGCTTTTTTGCGCCCATTGCTCAGACAGTACTTCGCGGTTGTCACCGGCCTTGGTATCGCTTTGGTTATCAAAGAGCTTGTGGGTAACTCAACGATCCGAAAAAACGAGTTTTTCGGGATCGGCTAGATAAAGGAAAGGATTGAAGAAATGAAAAAGCTGATTATTACTGCAGCGATACAAGGTGCAGAATTAACGAAAGAGATAACTCCTTATCTCCCTGTCACACCGGAAGAGGTCGCAATTGAAGCAAAGCGGGCGTGGGAAGAAGGAGCTGCTGTTATTCACCTTCATGTGCGTGAGCCGGATGGTTCGCCATCGC from Syntrophales bacterium carries:
- a CDS encoding sugar ABC transporter ATP-binding protein; translation: MGADNLRNDSLIRMEGITKKFPGVVALKGANFELRAGETHVLFGENGAGKTTLIKVLSGVYPPTEGKIYINNEEVSIKNAYDARQRGISCCHQERSLVPQLTVLDNIFLGREFANKGILNKHLMRKYVVDRTEKEGLDIKDILDVEVSNLSIAKQQLVEIAKAVIYDASVIVLDEPSASLTDEEMAVLYNLIERLKRNGVGIIYISHRIDEIKKVCDRLTVLRDGHTITTLDSKQDITEDNLIRLITGYETGMSYPPLRKIEGKKILEVVNVATAGGLKNLNFDIREGEILGVGGLEGSGKDKVGRLLFGLEKIVSGHVKVFGEEIGKASPNRMLSKGIVYFPADKTKILFMGRPQLENQSILSLKSFTKTGFLQKKREKMEVTENVHKLSIVPKDTSKMVLYMSGGNQKKTLVSRGLLKKAKLIIFDEVTHGIDIHAKGEIYKLLHELSQNNVSIVMITSELDELLNISHRIITMHEHAIFNTFEHEEASRVKLLNSYFGIE
- a CDS encoding hydantoinase B/oxoprolinase family protein, giving the protein MKLLKLYDISLLNLRFGLIPPTMDQVLHKTARSSQLNVGKDYSSGVTLGDGGEFIVEEGDPTHLAALHLVPEAVFKLVGEENIKPGDCYLTNSAHAGGTHHADYTLAVPVFYDNELMFWAINRAHQSDLGAPLPTSYPAKAKNIYEEGLHYPIMQIQSGYEDRKDLIRMIMYRNRVPDRYYGDYLGQLSAVRTAERELIAICDEYGVEKVKEYISWILNYSDRLMADEIGKLPKMENEITIKHDPIWDVAPDGVEVKAKVIVNPKEKTVTVDFTGNKTKNLPFGFNVSEATLSAAAYWGVFSNLKQIPHNAGSYKHIKIKMNDGTVIGRPSREASTAIATTNIVGRAFSAVSMAFVEMGKPYGFAEGANGMLANWAVISGKNPRKEGEKYAAQIFLGAGGGPGLFGYDGWLTFGTPDSGGAMRCDSVELFERNYPILVDRVAVRKDSLGAGEFDGAPGVDVAFGPVDTEITIGYYGDCIVNPPRGVLGGKDAAKSEIFKIDVSGKRIDLDIIKDNEVIKNGEKVVSLTSGGGGYGSPKDRDPNAVIKKVKQGWISAEFARNNYNVSAS
- the torT gene encoding TMAO reductase system periplasmic protein TorT yields the protein MRKTVVLILMCVFFSLIAFSNANAEEKQWWPLEIFTVTDAPQNVGIGEKMESGVVSYEQYTPPMKAKKPFRIGVLFPHLKDPYWLGPAYGIAEEAKRLGVSMTLLSAGGYENNIKQIDQLEDLAVKGVDGVIIVPLSYTAQDNAIAKLHQQGIPVVELLNDCRTDELVTKVGTSFVQMGYAAGKLIIEDAQKNGLKKVNTAYFPGPAGAAWAEYSWKGFKQAIDESPIPVENLAVKWGEMAKELQIKMIEDVLMTFGDKVHYIAGDALAAGVAIIPIREKGFKGKIKIVSVDLSDYVIPWIKTGDILAGSSTQGVYQARLAMNILVDVLNGDKNIDEIPDVMGANVQILTQNNFDEFPMDAIVAPKGFSPVFKVDVD
- a CDS encoding ABC transporter permease — protein: MKIKNANTMASIFGKYGKLGIQLGLFVSIVVFFALMNPVFLTADNALSVARQSTYLAIMSLGQMCVLIVGGFDLSVGAVAALVSIISTMVMLEISDPAVAIIVGILVGLTVGTIVGLLNGFIVATFNVSPFIATLGMMGIINGITLMISSGAPVYGFTEKFSAIFGYGTFLGLPSPVIVSVLIALVMYVLYNMTPLGRHMWAIGGNINAAVLSGLSNMKYKLIAYGISGFMAALTGIMLSARVSSGEPTLGHTMMMTSLVACVIGGVAVGGGAGNVPGALMGVILIGILGNGMNLMNLGAYGQEVVMGVFLLMAIIFDRYMHPGR
- a CDS encoding transposase, coding for MRPKRSAQHNRQEDLFQSELSQVIDPRHPLMKPAGTVGWDRLADLFGAIYSPDQGRPAISTRLMVSLHYLTYMHNLSDENVLQGWVENPCWQCMGGMKFFQYRFPIDP
- a CDS encoding L-erythro-3,5-diaminohexanoate dehydrogenase; protein product: MNGCEYGTHRVISPKGLLPQAADKLNNNMEEFWDNEIMIDVAALNVDSASFTQIREEADGDENEIAKIIMRTVAERGKQHNPVTGSGGMLIGKVERIGESLKEKVDIVEGDKIATLVSLTLTPLYINKIKKVYIDKDRVEIDGKAIIFEKSIFAKLPDDMSESLALAVFDVAGAPAQVAKMVTAGMNVVIMGAGGKSGMLCCYEAKKRAGITGKVIGVEVNPNNADRLERLNLCDHVIRSAESPIQLKNTISEITLGEMADITYNLVNVPNTEMASIMATKDDGIAYFFSMATSFTKATLGAEGIKSDAKLVMGNGYTAGHDEISLQILRENNDLRKLYEEIYA
- a CDS encoding hotdog fold thioesterase, with product MQKYESTIRVRMSQADAHYGGDMVDGAKILKLFGDIATELLIRHDGDEGLFLRYDEVKFLSPVYAGDFIEAKGWITEVGKTSRKIEFVAKKVIQSLKDPTQPTAADYLDDPIIITEARGVCVAPEKLQRKRSK